One part of the Vicia villosa cultivar HV-30 ecotype Madison, WI linkage group LG6, Vvil1.0, whole genome shotgun sequence genome encodes these proteins:
- the LOC131611782 gene encoding uncharacterized protein At3g17950-like, translated as MAQQEEGWPLGLRLLNSRIGLVRNGDFSGSVSFSTVLSADSPAPSTYSSSDLDTQSTGSFFHDKSITLGSLIRISSFLELSRRSSRGRVMDNSKDNKKNHKQKPWLFSLCSKLCTDAVIGNDAHSLGHYLEAERKAANSYRRNQCLTSYNNIPNGFSPIQDSNSLIVGSRVGHQD; from the exons ATGGCTCAACAG GAAGAAGGGTGGCCATTGGGATTGAGATTATTGAATTCTAGAATTGGTTTGGTGAGGAATGGTGATTTTTCTGGTTCAGTTTCATTTAGCACTGTGCTTTCAGCTGATTCTCCCGCACCTTCAACTTATTCTTCATCAGATCTTGACACTCAG TCCACAGGATCATTCTTCCACGACAAGAGCATTACACTAGGCAGCCTCATTCGAATCTCGAGCTTCCTCGAACTCTCAAGAAGGTCAAGCAGGGGAAGAGTGATGGATAACTCAAAGGACAACAAGAAGAATCACAAGCAGAAGCCTTGGTTGTTTTCGCTTTGTTCAAAGCTATGTACTGATGCAGTGATTGGTAATGATGCTCACTCTCTTGGTCATTACCTTGAAGCCGAGAGAAAAGCTGCAAATTCTTACAGAAGGAATCAATGTcttacaagttataataatatacCAAATGGGTTTTCACCTATTCAAGACTCAAACTCACTCATTGTTGGAAGCCGAGTCGGTCACCAAGATTGA
- the LOC131614014 gene encoding uncharacterized protein LOC131614014: protein MNVLFGLYCQLKRPVGYDVYRDPSGYEYVDQSHLSSQKSSKRLYSQLSQTSKNREFDKYIVQFPDYIRPFIDDIVDVRDDGNCGFRAIASLYGYGTDGWSMVRRDLEKEIIGPRSKLYEDLFGQRLPTVRSSLVIETLGQQPPNKWMTLPELGYVIANRYNVVLVSLGHLSLSYFPMTSAHSPNASIYCIGFVNGNHWVQVNMNEGFPLPPVTTD, encoded by the exons ATGAATGTGTTATTTGGA ctctactgcCAACTGAAGAGACCTGTGGGATATGATGTTTATCGTGATCCTTCAGGATATGAGTATGTTGATCAATCACATTTGAGttctcaaaaatcttcaaagagGTTATATTCACAACTATCCCAAACCTCAAAAAATAGAGAATTTGATAAATACATTGTACAATTTCCAGATTACATCAGACCatttattgatgacattgttgatgTAAGAGATGATGGAAATTGTGGTTTTAGAGCCATTGCATCTTTGTATGGTTATGGCACAGATGGATGGTCAATGGTTCGTCGGGATTTGGAGAAAGAAATTATAGGTCCTAGAAGCAAGTTGTATGAGGATTTATTTGGTCAACGCCTTCCAACAGTGAGATCATCGTTGGTGATAGAAACTTTAGGTCAACAACCACCAAATAAATGGATGACGTTACCTGAGTTGGGCTATGTAATAGCTAATCGGTATAACGTTGTTCTCGTCTCTTTAGGTCACCTTAGTTTGAGTTACTTTCCTATGACGAGTGCACATTCACCTAATGCATCCATTTACTGTATCGGCTTTGTCAATGGAAATCATTGGGTTCAG GTAAACATGAATGAAGGATTCCCGTTGCCACCTGTCACAACTGATTAG